Below is a genomic region from Periplaneta americana isolate PAMFEO1 chromosome 7, P.americana_PAMFEO1_priV1, whole genome shotgun sequence.
TATACtcgaagtaaccaaacgcaggactttaGTCGTAACTGTAGAAAGTATATACAAAACTTTGCATAAAACATAAAGATGGATAAATATTTACTCTCCGGGTTATTTTTTAAgtcttataaacagtatgtttcattattattattattattattattattattattattattattattattattattatcagaatatacagggtgtttccgggctagtgttacaaactttcagggatgattgggaagggcacatgtatcaatttgagataaggtaccctggtccggaaatgaccgagtcgaaaattacaagcaaaaatagttgtgtgtaaataaaataaatttattcttctgtacaccttatttatgtgtatatatatctGCACTTCTTACactactgtattcatctgacgttgtttacattgtctacttacagtactccaaccacgagaaagtctttggggactgagacgaagcggggtaatgctgtgaatgaatgttgatgttataagatgtcataaggtcacacacgtgggtactcgtatctgtattggctagctctcacagcacaaacaataacatttatacacacatattgatactaccctagttacaaaattagatcactgttaatctcctggtcttttaatctctccatacaggaaataatatatgcaggagagcgcatggtttttaaactgacggtaatattatctacttcgctccaatggATGAcgtaatagtaagcacattcctttcacggttgatctcttggttggagaacagtacagtattccattcagtgtgctCTCTgaagggtggggacaggaaactacactaaagcaatgaagagagcgtaatgtgtaacggacatggtcggtcctgatatgcaggTCTGTAGAcaacagcagtgtatgtgtacaagttgcagtgttcagacgatcagtcctagtgaaacggaggagtacacgagagcggaatatgaagacatgattttcgaatacggatgagccaatgggaacagtagacaagctcacagattgtatcggggcaagtactccacgactgttccaaatgttaagggaaggagggtacgtggtgccaaattacaattccatttccacacaactattcttgcttataactttcgactcggtcatttccggaccagagttacttatctcaaattgatacatttgccctttgccatcatccctgaaagttagtaacaccagcccggaaaaaCTCTGTGTTTACAAAAATCATACTTCCAGGATAAGTATAGTATGCAAATATGTCGAGAAGAACCCGGATAAATCCATTTTATTCTACCAAAATCCGTCACTATTGTTGGTCTAGAAATAGCTCGAGGTTTGGTCCTAAacgatttaattattttgtttagaaCAACtctgaattaataataatgaaataaagggaAAACCAACCATGTaatacaacatttatttaatgtatctattttttatatttcttcctaaatccttttctttttattattttacactacTCCATGCgttttgtaatattttctttaaactaatggctgttcgtcattcactcatatgaaggcAGTTTTGTGGACCAATTTACCGGCAGAGTCGTTGTCCTGAGTGTACCATAGCTACACTACACCCGAGATGAGATGAAGATTTGTTGCGATGCCACAggagaaccggagctcccggagaaaatctCTGTGCTACCTAGaccacgggcttgtccaacaagttataaattgggagTATACCGGGGATCGAAGCACAGGAAATCAAAAGTGTCCTCTGAACTGAAATGTAACTAGGCCCAATTCACTACATTAGGCAGGCATTAGTTATGTTGCCACTTTGAAGACAGCAAATGTAACTTGCGAAATACGTGTTCTTCGCAGTATGTAGTCCAGATTTTATCCCCCGTACTTCAATTTAATGGACTTTAAAGAATTTTCTACACTGAGGATTTCTTTGAAGTTTTTCAAATAGCCAGGTTATGGTTAGAGGTTTTATCGTGAATTCACTGAAGTAAGTTAAACTTATGTTATCAAATCAAGTTTATTATAGATTATTTTACAGGACAATGTTGCATTATTTTACGTAAAAACTGTATATTTTAACAGAGTCTCTCTCTTAaagaacaaaatttaatttatagatattccataacagaaaaaaaattcctaCAACACATttgtaatcaaataatttttcagtatagGCTACGTAATGTTcatcactactactacaataCGAAGAGATATTCATTCATGGAGATTCTCAGTTTTTAAGAAACTTTGCAAATCCGAATGTAATTAGCATCGAAAGATATATGCAACTCCTATTCTCATATACAGTTactagaataaaatattatttacaatgtaTCCATTGCTTTTTCCATAGATTATTACATCATTTGTTTGATTTAGGTGTCCGAATCCTTGCGATGTTAGTTAAAACAAGACTAACAATGTATTTACAAACTTAGTTTCTCTAatgtgaaattcaatttcataggataatttcaatttttgcttctttaattttatatacaacAGATAAGCCTTAACTTCTTTCTAAtaaagattaattaaattaatttgtctTCCATATTGTTCTGATATAATGGAACTTTGGAGATAAAAACACgtaaatcataattaaaatgtaagatATTTATTTGTTAACTTCCATTCGAAATTAaggcgaaatatttattttaatgagatGAATGCATATTTGTAAATGTTAATTCCGAATATGAAGTAAATGTTTTGAAGGGATGAGATGGGCGAAATTTTGGTCACTCTTCCACAAAAACAACATCTTTTTTTCTGCAAAATGTATAGtgatatttcatttatatgttggCCAAATTTTATCAACACAATcctgctatgtattatatttcagaATTGTAAAAGGTTTTCCTGGCGACAAATTTACATTTTGAAGTCATTTTTGCACATGTACATTTATTGCATTTACTCTTATTCAACTAGTATAGCCTCCAacaaatttcatgataaaaagtTGAAATTATTACTGTGTGTTTTGTTAACGATATTTTTTCAGAACATTAGAGAGATTGTTGTACCTTGAGCATAGTGTACCTTGaatcatttttttcttatttttgctgCTACGTAGCCCACTCAAACTGAGTTAGATTCTAGAGAAAGCCGCTAGGTAGTTCTGGTTGTAATTCCGAtttgatttattacaaagtgtgagttctgtggaggAAACAATAATTCGTTCACtactgtatgttttctaacacgaaaccgaattgtatttgtaactatcaATAAAAAACAGTGTGTTCTCTATCATCTGATGAGTAAATACTTATGATAATTTCCATGATTTCTAGTTTAGGCacccatatttgtttaaacgtccACTCTCTTGTACCTTGGATCACAAAAGATATTGTACCAAGGAACatattccaaggtacatgatatcggtttttgttttaattttattttaaggtcatacCACGAACTAAGTCTGGAGTTATGAGGACCGGATACCtcgaagaaagctgttgaagcagttatggtTCCTCCAGAAATTAAAATCttaatcagagaagcctgcaaaTGATgggaatacattttttaaatttttgttagtTTTTACAACTATATTCTCACCTATATTCCCTTTGTTCCAATGTTTCAAGATACGAGACAGTATGATCCAAGGTACGCGAACCTGTTGTACCATGGGACactttacatatcccttcatttttttCATCCTTAATGGATctataaaacaggaaaatacttttagaaagttgtaaaggaatcttcaataattatttcaagcatttttttcatttaaaaaatttcatttccaaaaaaataaaataaaataaaatttgaaaagtgATTAAAGATAGAACATTCTCCCTGAATATTTCAAATTCTTATCATGAAATTTGTTGTAGGCTATAGTATTTGAATAAGATTATTTGAAATTCATTCTGCTGTTAGATAATATGCATGTCAAAGACACTGTacaatttttttaggccaaagATTTATGAAATACAGCCCCttttcttcaaataataataatttgttgtaccatggaacactttacatatcccttcattttttcattattaatggatctataaaacagaaaaatacttttagaaagttgtaaaggaatcttcaataattatttcaagcatttttttcatttaaaaaatttcatttccaaaaataaaacataaaataaaatgtgaagagtGATTCAAGGTACAACGCTCTCcctaaatatttcaaattcttaTCATGAAATTTGTTGTAGGCTAGGCCTATAGTATTTGAATAAGATTATTTGCAATTCATTCTGCTGTTAGATAATATGCATGTCAAAATACTGTACAATTTTTAGgccaaaaattttgtgaaatacagccccttttcttcaaataataataacttcttgtaccatggaacacttTACATATCCCTTAATTTTTTTCATCCTTAATGGATCTATAGAACAGAAAAACACTTGTAGAAAGTTTTAAAGAAgtcttcaataataattatttcaagcatttcttcattaaaaaaatttcattcccaaaaataaaaaaaataaaataaaatgtggaaAGTGATTCAAGGTACAACACTCTCcctaaatatttcaaattcttaTCATGAAATTTGTTGTGCCATAGCATTTGAATAAGATTATTTGAAATTCATTCTGCTGTTAGATAATATGCATGTCAAAGATACTGTACAATTTTTAGGCCAGAAATTTTGTGAAATACAGCcctttttcttcaaataatacTAATTTAAAAACTACCAAACTTGAATGAAACTTTTGGGCATTACTACCAGTGAAAGGGTAAGATATACAAAAACTGTTTCTagcttaaaaatgtagaaattagaaatttcacccatttcATCCCTTAATTTCATAACTTTCTTAGAATATagggatttaataaaaaaaactaaatatttttatatcaataAGAAACGATGCATCAAAATATTACTTCATGGAGGTTTTCTTTTGAAGAAATCTCTTTCTCGCTTGCAAGTCAGCGGATGATCCATACAGGGCACGAGGATTCACCGCTCTCTTAGGTGGAGTTTTCAGTTCTGGACGTTGAACATGCGTAGAAGGATGAGGTGTCCTAGGTCTCGCTCCTAACACATCCCGCTTCGAGTGAGAACCAGCAGAAGTACTGGCAGTAGACGTTGTCGGCATGTCCAGCTTTCTAACGGGAGGCGCTTTTGGCATCTTGAACCTGCTGCTATGAGGTAATGTAGAAACTTTTGCTGGAGAACTCTTCGCACTTCTCCTATTGCGGTTCAGAATCAAAACTTCTTGGAGGTTCATAATCGCATTCTGGAGCTTGTCCTCTATGATTTCATCATTGAGAGATCTATTTAACGGTGGAGACACTTCTGCTTTCAACATCCCCACGGCAGAACTTTGTTCTGCTTTGCAGCGCGAGGAATCCTTGGGCATCGGAGATGTTGGACAAGAGGAAAATCCCTGcaaattaaagtttatttaacatattgCTATAGGGCcaattgaatcggtgagtggaaaaggggcaacattccaaaaaaattctaaaataaattgaGACAGCAAAATTGTTCATACATCATAGTCCTACCTATTGAGCAGACAAAGAGTTATATTCCTATCATCCTAATGCCAATGGCATGACCCGTGTTTTGCAGTTGAGTAGAAGAACGGTAACATTCCAGGAATGTTActtttatgcgagatcgtgcgtatttgcttggtttccgcacaaaaccaacccgcggcaagtctaaaattccacattcagtattcccaacctaacacacataacaatttccctcttcttaccgcttaagtgacatattcattttactgctttaggcttttaacatattatttttagagacgttcaatatagtaataattataaattggaaacttaccactgcaatctcacctaaattgcactgttaattatcgtttttaaatatttgcaaaaattaagtaaactctacaactccactaaagttactgcatttcgtgatgcatgtaacattaaggaagccgtttgttttaagttcgcatttatagactgggggaaaaaaagacagacgtatatcacggcctgctggagtatagtaaacacaaaacattttaaagcaacaatgttgaagatagatatttttgttttccaaaattgccgtcattgaacagaaaccaagatggagatttcattgcaactaattagaaattcctctttcaggtatgtaataaacgatcttcgcacaaaataatgtacgatacacgagcggtatgttttctttcaattctcggaaattaaaaaagctcaactacgtttcgctttttcaaacttttcctcgaacatgaaaacttcaatataccgctcttgtaacgcatattaatattattccacTCAATAGTGGAGCACTATTGTGTTAGTTTTCATACGGTATGCTTGGAGCGCTGACAAGCACTGTAATAATCGTTTAGTTTCTTAACTGTTTTAGTGCTTTGTTATTACAGGTGTTGCAAGTTATGCttgatcattctttttttttaataggttatttaggacgctttatcaacatccaggttatttagcgtctgaatgagatgaaggtaataatgccggtgaaatgagtccgggatccaacaccaaaagttacccagcatttgctcatattgggttgggggaaaaccccggaaaaaacctcaaccaggtaactcgtcccaaccgggaatcgaacccgggccacctggttttccggccagacgcgctagccgttactccacaggtgtgaactgttTGATCATCGGTATTCTCTCTGTAAGATTTGAAAAACAGTTTTTGAAGTTAGTGCCTCTGagtaaaaaaacaataatgttaGAAGAGAAAGATAATGAGCCAATAAGAAAGAAACGAAAGGTGAACAAGAATACACAtacaaaagaaatggagaaaatatttaGGAGTAGGGGAGAAGAGTTTGTAACCTACAAAGGTGTATTAGTCGAGACCAAAAAACAACATTGTAACACCGTTTTTATGATTGTTTCTTTTTCCACAgtggaaaaaaaagtatttgtacaCTTTCTTCGACAGTTACGCTATAAAGAAAACTTACTAAtgttgttcaaaatatttctcttcattttaacaatattccatttgactggaaaaagagtaacattcccaaactttaaacaatcaaatctaaaaaaccaatttatatattaacaaacaaatataaaggctGAGATACTTGTAACTAGTAGTAAATGTGACCCATTATAAGTTttcgattaaattaaaaataaagtcacaaaacagttttcttttattatctcgAAAGCATGATTTTGGAATGTTACCActtttccactcaccgattcaattgTGGCGGCATATAACCGGAAATTGTTTCTAGAGACATTCATTAGACTACTTTCGAAGTGAAAAACAATTTCGTGAAATCTTGAATTATGCCACCAATAAAAcagttatttagtcaactgtccgaagacattatttgaacctcataagtgattccAATAAGACATCACCAATGAAACAACTAAGCCAGGGTATAATGGGGCACGGTGGACAGTTCCTTtcgccctccattgcatacatcgctgatcaGATACAtaatattgcactaatcagacttctgattctaacattctaaatgtaatAAGTGCCTGacaatttttcaaattcattttattcaatccatGGGAATAtcgtactaaattgtctttgtcgtagctcaattATAGGTGACACATTCatgcgccaaaagacggtgttgtagatATCTCAACATGAATTTCGAAGTGTGTTTTTCATTAATACGGTATCTCGAAAAGTTTATTCCGGCACTTAGCATATTTAGAAAGCTAAGTcctcaattgaggaccgtttttgcaaaacttgccaactgaaaaaaaaaaaaaactaaattttacaagcGAGacaacactatagtaagcaagttttgctgtatctctcattTATAGCAGAAAGTCAGTTTTGAAAAAActgatcacactttgacacactacaatgaagggAAATAACcgaattttactaagacgccttgaacatCGTGTAGAAGCcagccttatgttaacgaatccatcaaaatctcagttttgctaattttgcagttagcaagttttgcaaaaacggtcctcaaattgctcttcctctgacacacatcgtcaagtgagatgtgctgcctgacAATAGATATAAATATCAGGAAAAACTTCAATTATAGGTTTAAAACATAGTAttctaatataacaaaattagtTCATTAAGTATTAACGTATATATTGCATGTTATGTCTTGCTTACAGTAACTTCTACCTATGAAATAAAGAAGGAAGTCtaacaagtaatataataaaattatattcattaaaCATTATATACGCATGTATCTTGCTTAAGCCGACTTATAAAATAAACAAGCAAGTCTAAGCAGTcccttgtaccacagtctagtacatacagtcgcgaagctcaatacgtagtaaatatgcaaacctTAGATAGCTGCTCacctctaggatcgctaatattgcctcattacagccaatgcaaaatagaaccgtcacagtctattgtttctagcaccctcaaaactcaagcttcgtgactgtataggcctatagtagactgtgcttgtacCTTAAGGGTTCGGATTGATCTAGCAAGTGCAAACTGAATTTCACCCTTAGCTTTATTATAGGAGGCCGTTAAATTTTGTAGCATACTAAACAATAATTAAGGAAAATATTAGGAATAAATTGAGGGATTTTAGTGTTTTGAAATTATTAGGTAGATGAACATTTATACAAGCAAAATTTGTATAGTTaccagaaaaataaaatctgtatacttctgccatctgttgagactTTAGAAaaataactactgcattagacggagaatgtaagataccatattatacgctacacaTCTTGTTTTTGACCACGATGTCAGTTACCATGCTTTACGCCTGAGCTTTTCATTAACAGCTTAGTAGCTTAATTATGTATAGCAAtgtaaatgataattaaaagccTAAATTGATGTAAAATAGTgacaaattattcaaataatagcGTTATGCACTCATAATATGATTTTCTTATGTGAGAACAAGAGGttagaataattttgaaagtattaacGGCCTCTGGGAGCTCAATATttgacaaatatataaataatgaaataataaatctataTACATGTTACGTAAACTAAGTAGTTATTTTATACAAACTTACATTCTTTGCTTCCAATATTGGCTGTTGGTTTATCTTGCTGCTGGAGGTTGGAAATGCATCTAGTGATGTGGATTTCTTAATTGTACCTTCTTGACCAGAGTGTTCTGCCGAATTACTAGCCAAGGAAGTAATGCTTAAGGATTCTAATCCTTCTGCTAGATTACAGTCGGCCAAGTATGAAACCACATCTCGCAGCAGAAGAGAGATTTTTTCGTTCACAGGTTCGATCGCAATTTGAATTGGAGTTCTgttctgtaaaataaaatttcggcgtcttaatgttgttaaattTTCGATACAggtctatgtaaaatataattaagacAAATTCCAATTTATCAAAAATGGACACAATTTCAAAGCTCTGTATGTCTGCAATTACGAGTCGCCcgtgaaagaaataataatagtaataataataataataataataataataatttttatgactagAATAAAGGTAATATTGCTTTGTTATATATAACAACCCACTCTAGTATGAACCATTATTACTTGAAACAACACGTCATAGATTTTCTAATGACCAACGCTAGATGTCTCTCCCAACGTAAAAACAGCCGCTAAATTTATTGATGGCAGTTATACAGGAATTTTCAT
It encodes:
- the LOC138703056 gene encoding uncharacterized protein, with the translated sequence MQGITDAYRAARRAFAKWATGWAMEDQISPVQDPPDSNEVIRVLQALGYYVRHVDISSTQDIAPIRAEDDGEHNSGCRIVVSCITSGLRTVMEAPVVKCTCPDFKQESAENSNRTPIQIAIEPVNEKISLLLRDVVSYLADCNLAEGLESLSITSLASNSAEHSGQEGTIKKSTSLDAFPTSSSKINQQPILEAKNGFSSCPTSPMPKDSSRCKAEQSSAVGMLKAEVSPPLNRSLNDEIIEDKLQNAIMNLQEVLILNRNRRSAKSSPAKVSTLPHSSRFKMPKAPPVRKLDMPTTSTASTSAGSHSKRDVLGARPRTPHPSTHVQRPELKTPPKRAVNPRALYGSSADLQARKRFLQKKTSMK